A stretch of the Sorangium aterium genome encodes the following:
- a CDS encoding phage tail assembly protein, protein MTALITEFPFVLKLGYADDNGDLHKEGTMRLATAADEILPLRDSRVQQNQSYLSIILLSRVVTRLGTLPAVTPKVIEGLFAADFAALQEMYNRINERGRNAVEVLCPKCNHAFEFEVDTSRDQ, encoded by the coding sequence ATGACCGCGCTAATCACCGAATTCCCATTTGTCTTGAAGCTCGGCTACGCTGACGACAATGGCGATCTTCACAAGGAAGGCACCATGCGCCTCGCGACCGCGGCCGATGAGATCCTGCCGCTGCGCGACAGCCGCGTTCAGCAGAACCAGAGCTACCTCTCCATCATCCTCCTCTCGCGCGTCGTGACGCGGCTCGGCACGCTGCCCGCCGTCACGCCCAAGGTCATCGAGGGCCTGTTCGCGGCGGACTTCGCCGCTCTCCAGGAGATGTACAACCGCATCAACGAGCGGGGGCGAAACGCAGTCGAGGTGCTCTGTCCGAAATGCAACCATGCGTTCGAGTTCGAGGTGGACACGTCCCGGGACCAATGA
- a CDS encoding CIS tube protein has product MTLSKAIIKNIDTGEQIEVMYNPDQYTSSSQILYSGRAGTLQFDRLERLPFTVKLFFDTYEKGTDVRALIKPIAALQRPTVGEGEKRRPPVCLFSWGGFSYQGIVSQLDQHFTMFLSTGTPVRADLTVTFQEQLLPSEVEKDAGLDNCPKLHLVKVGERLDAIAARELGDASAWLWIARANNIDDPLRFPMPEQIGTLLAIPDAADLPKSDALSQGGNAAGADR; this is encoded by the coding sequence ATGACCCTGAGCAAAGCGATCATCAAGAATATCGATACGGGCGAGCAGATCGAGGTGATGTACAACCCGGATCAATACACGAGCTCGTCCCAGATCCTGTACTCGGGGAGGGCCGGAACGTTGCAGTTCGACCGCCTGGAGCGGCTGCCGTTCACCGTGAAGCTCTTCTTTGATACGTACGAAAAGGGCACCGACGTGCGCGCGTTGATCAAGCCCATCGCCGCGCTCCAGAGGCCGACGGTCGGTGAGGGGGAGAAGCGCCGGCCGCCCGTCTGCCTCTTCAGCTGGGGAGGTTTTTCTTACCAGGGGATCGTCAGCCAGCTCGACCAGCACTTCACCATGTTCCTCTCGACCGGCACCCCGGTCCGCGCCGATCTCACGGTCACATTTCAGGAGCAGCTCCTGCCGAGCGAGGTGGAGAAGGACGCCGGCCTCGATAACTGCCCAAAGCTCCACCTGGTCAAGGTGGGAGAGCGGCTCGACGCCATCGCGGCCCGGGAGCTCGGGGACGCGAGCGCATGGCTCTGGATCGCCAGGGCCAACAACATCGATGATCCGCTGCGCTTCCCGATGCCGGAGCAGATCGGGACGCTCCTCGCGATCCCCGACGCGGCCGATCTACCGAAGAGCGACGCGCTCTCTCAGGGCGGCAACGCTGCCGGAGCGGATCGGTAA
- a CDS encoding DUF6760 family protein: MKGYPLDAMHEEIAFLAYYFHWEYDSLLRLEHRERRRWCEEASKINREIMGSEKKERSLLDL; this comes from the coding sequence ATGAAGGGCTATCCCCTCGATGCGATGCACGAGGAGATAGCCTTTCTCGCGTACTATTTTCACTGGGAGTATGACTCGCTGCTCAGGCTCGAGCACCGCGAGCGCAGGCGGTGGTGCGAAGAGGCGAGCAAGATCAACCGGGAGATCATGGGTTCCGAAAAGAAGGAGCGGTCGCTGCTCGACCTCTGA
- a CDS encoding PAAR domain-containing protein, producing the protein MQAIDTHIVLVPSPTGPVPVAQPFPFNGIITGDLCPSVLIEGRMAAVLGSIATNIPPHIPVGGTFAVPPTNQAQIVKGSATVMFGERPAARAADRALTCNDPAPLPSGTVLAQSSVLVGG; encoded by the coding sequence GTGCAGGCGATCGACACGCATATCGTCCTCGTGCCTTCGCCCACGGGCCCGGTGCCCGTCGCGCAGCCGTTCCCGTTCAACGGGATCATCACCGGCGACCTCTGCCCGAGCGTCCTCATCGAGGGGAGGATGGCCGCCGTCCTCGGATCGATCGCGACCAACATCCCCCCTCACATCCCGGTCGGCGGTACGTTCGCGGTGCCGCCGACGAACCAGGCGCAGATCGTCAAGGGCAGCGCGACGGTGATGTTCGGAGAGCGCCCGGCCGCGCGAGCGGCCGACCGCGCCCTGACCTGCAACGATCCCGCGCCGCTGCCTTCGGGGACCGTCCTTGCGCAGAGCAGCGTCCTCGTCGGAGGGTAG
- a CDS encoding phage tail protein, with protein sequence MGFNFQVEIGSLIVGGFSSISGLRIQTAVESRREGGVNTHEHRLPGPTSYTDLVLRRGMSDMDNLWSWYQQVIAGRFSRYDGTVHLMDRTGAFLKQWHFRSAYPIAWEGPEFDTASNQVLFQSLTLAHDGIFEA encoded by the coding sequence TTGGGCTTCAACTTTCAGGTCGAGATCGGGTCGCTGATCGTGGGCGGGTTCAGCAGCATCAGCGGCCTGCGGATCCAAACGGCGGTCGAGTCGCGCCGCGAGGGCGGCGTCAACACGCATGAGCACCGGCTGCCCGGCCCCACGTCGTACACGGACCTCGTCCTTCGGCGCGGGATGTCCGATATGGACAATCTATGGAGCTGGTACCAGCAGGTCATCGCCGGGAGGTTCAGCCGCTACGACGGGACCGTCCACCTCATGGACCGGACGGGGGCGTTCCTCAAGCAATGGCACTTCCGCAGCGCCTACCCGATCGCTTGGGAAGGTCCCGAGTTCGACACAGCCTCGAACCAGGTGCTGTTCCAGTCGCTCACGCTGGCGCACGACGGGATCTTCGAGGCATAG
- a CDS encoding phage late control D family protein, with amino-acid sequence MGVVSVTVAGKPLPDSMSAALARAEVDQELNLPSTCAVEVGSVDFKRSVFQGIDLTSARIGDPVVVGFGMESTKPIFEGRLGALEMVFGDESAVELQGYDALYRLQFGTTTRTFERSSDTQIATRIARDNGLDIRADDSGVTYPYVIQADQSDFAFLSARAARIHFELFVTGRTLYFRRSIAGQSPTTKLRLGVDLTTLTVRARALKQGSRVTRVGWDPKKKQSIVATVSSGPASLRMGGQKTGYELSAAYAASPVSAMDPEILDQKSARAIAEATYEADVEGFIEVEASAAGNPALRPGVNVEIEGIGGRFSGLYYVTAAKHVYTQQDGYTTTISLRRTGV; translated from the coding sequence ATGGGCGTCGTCTCGGTCACCGTTGCGGGTAAGCCGCTTCCGGACAGCATGAGCGCCGCGCTCGCCCGCGCCGAGGTCGATCAGGAGTTGAACCTCCCCTCGACGTGCGCCGTCGAGGTCGGCAGCGTCGACTTCAAGCGCTCTGTTTTTCAGGGGATCGATCTGACCTCCGCCCGCATCGGTGACCCTGTCGTGGTGGGCTTCGGCATGGAGAGCACGAAGCCCATCTTCGAAGGCCGCCTCGGCGCGCTGGAGATGGTCTTCGGCGACGAGAGCGCCGTCGAGCTCCAGGGCTATGACGCGCTCTACCGCCTCCAGTTCGGGACCACGACGCGCACGTTCGAGAGATCGAGCGACACCCAGATCGCGACCCGCATCGCCCGCGACAACGGGCTCGACATTCGCGCCGACGACAGCGGCGTCACCTACCCGTACGTGATCCAGGCCGATCAGAGTGATTTCGCGTTCCTCTCCGCGCGCGCGGCCCGGATCCATTTCGAGCTCTTTGTGACAGGGCGCACGCTCTATTTTCGCCGGAGCATCGCGGGCCAGTCGCCGACGACGAAGCTGCGCCTCGGCGTGGATCTCACGACGCTGACCGTGCGAGCTCGGGCGCTCAAGCAGGGGTCGCGCGTGACGCGCGTGGGCTGGGATCCGAAGAAGAAGCAGTCCATCGTCGCGACCGTGAGCTCCGGCCCCGCGTCGCTCCGCATGGGCGGCCAGAAGACGGGCTACGAGCTGTCCGCTGCCTACGCGGCCTCACCCGTGTCGGCGATGGACCCGGAGATCCTCGACCAGAAGAGCGCGCGCGCCATCGCCGAGGCGACGTACGAGGCCGACGTCGAGGGGTTCATCGAGGTCGAGGCGTCCGCGGCCGGAAACCCCGCGCTCCGGCCCGGGGTCAACGTCGAGATCGAGGGCATCGGCGGCCGCTTCAGCGGCCTCTATTACGTGACCGCGGCAAAGCACGTCTATACGCAACAGGACGGCTATACGACCACCATCTCGCTGCGGAGGACCGGCGTATGA
- a CDS encoding phage baseplate assembly protein V: MSAWQGSNAHHERSMTGVIVGIVEETTGDPERLGRIKVQYPLFGATIMSNWCRVASFFAGKDVGAYFLPAKGDEVLVIFEAGNLNVPYVIGSLWNGQDRPPVAGEQKQQDVRMIKTRSGSQICIDDTPGAERIEVTDKSGGKIVLDSKPGAERIEVTDKSGDKVVLDAVKRSVTIAAGGDIDVSAGPGKITLKATQIELSATAAVKISAQAQVEVSSTGDVAVKGALIRLN; this comes from the coding sequence ATGAGCGCGTGGCAGGGGAGCAATGCGCACCATGAGCGATCCATGACCGGCGTGATCGTCGGGATCGTCGAGGAGACGACGGGCGACCCGGAGAGGCTCGGGCGCATCAAGGTGCAATACCCGCTGTTTGGCGCCACGATCATGTCGAACTGGTGCCGCGTCGCATCCTTCTTCGCCGGCAAGGACGTCGGTGCGTATTTTCTTCCCGCGAAGGGCGACGAGGTGCTGGTCATCTTCGAGGCGGGCAACCTGAACGTGCCTTATGTGATCGGCTCGCTGTGGAACGGGCAGGATCGCCCTCCCGTCGCCGGCGAGCAGAAGCAGCAGGACGTGCGCATGATCAAGACGCGGAGCGGCAGCCAGATCTGCATCGACGACACGCCCGGCGCCGAGAGGATCGAGGTGACCGACAAGAGCGGTGGCAAGATCGTCCTCGATTCCAAGCCTGGCGCCGAGAGGATCGAGGTGACCGACAAGAGCGGCGACAAGGTCGTCCTCGACGCCGTGAAGAGGAGCGTCACCATCGCCGCGGGCGGGGACATCGACGTGTCCGCTGGACCGGGGAAGATCACGCTGAAGGCCACGCAGATCGAGCTATCAGCGACGGCGGCGGTGAAGATCTCGGCGCAGGCTCAGGTGGAAGTCTCTTCGACGGGCGATGTCGCCGTGAAGGGCGCGCTCATCCGGCTCAACTGA
- a CDS encoding phage tail protein, whose product MAERTDPYRNYRFRVEIASIQVAAFASATIPDESSDPIEYREGTDPFTRKLSGYPKVGSLTLKRGITTSMELYEWWQIIRQTGTGVPNARRNISIILVDDAGNDAARWDLVGAWPSKYQAGDLDGKGNDVLIETLEVAVENIKRTQ is encoded by the coding sequence ATGGCGGAGAGAACGGACCCTTACAGGAACTATCGGTTCCGCGTCGAGATCGCGAGCATTCAGGTCGCCGCCTTCGCAAGCGCGACGATCCCGGACGAGTCGTCGGACCCGATCGAGTACCGCGAGGGCACCGATCCCTTCACGCGCAAGCTCTCCGGGTATCCCAAGGTGGGGTCGCTCACCCTCAAGCGCGGCATCACGACGTCGATGGAGCTTTACGAGTGGTGGCAGATCATCCGCCAGACCGGCACCGGCGTGCCGAACGCTCGGAGGAATATATCGATCATCCTCGTCGATGACGCCGGCAACGACGCCGCGCGCTGGGACCTGGTCGGGGCCTGGCCGTCGAAGTACCAGGCGGGCGATCTCGACGGCAAGGGGAACGACGTCCTCATCGAGACGCTCGAGGTCGCGGTGGAGAACATCAAGCGCACGCAATGA
- a CDS encoding GPW/gp25 family protein, translating into MKGSKSFLGAGWSFPVTLSGGKVELASDELKVRQSIQLILGTSPGERVMEPEFGSRIWELVFAPQSPATFSLASFHVKQALERWEPRVEVEDVRASMDPKRPGVMLIAIDYLVRSKNQRENLVYPFYLSQK; encoded by the coding sequence GTGAAAGGGTCGAAGAGCTTCCTCGGCGCAGGGTGGTCGTTCCCCGTGACGCTCTCGGGCGGGAAGGTGGAGCTCGCGTCCGACGAGCTCAAGGTGCGTCAATCGATCCAGCTGATCCTCGGCACCTCGCCCGGGGAGCGGGTGATGGAGCCGGAGTTCGGCAGCAGGATCTGGGAGCTCGTCTTTGCTCCGCAGAGCCCGGCGACGTTCTCCCTCGCCTCGTTCCACGTGAAGCAGGCGCTGGAGCGGTGGGAGCCGCGCGTGGAGGTCGAGGACGTCCGCGCCTCGATGGACCCGAAGCGGCCGGGGGTGATGCTCATCGCCATCGATTATCTCGTGCGTTCGAAGAACCAGCGCGAAAATCTCGTTTACCCGTTTTACCTCAGCCAGAAGTGA
- a CDS encoding DUF4255 domain-containing protein, with protein sequence MRDPAGWVLRQVSESLGTLIRENVFLNDPPGPASPIDDDHDSLYHGRRPGDLEDVDRVEVKYHSPSDEPDSGQGRSPLILVYLYRVADNPYLINEPPSIVRTGTGFVRRAAPLAVDLSYMMVPYAQNAENELLLVSKLKRLFSDCPVLEDKSPNGVLFVTGNERLPVLSDAPSMEQIHQIWAGFPNKPYRLSLFYTVTPVRIPRAATEEGALVRKVQSNFRVNSPTEGSPPSPEEWVIDTDPRSPG encoded by the coding sequence ATGAGAGATCCCGCAGGATGGGTGCTCCGCCAGGTGAGCGAGAGCCTGGGCACGCTGATCCGCGAGAACGTATTTCTCAACGATCCTCCGGGCCCGGCGTCTCCGATTGATGACGATCATGATTCGCTCTACCACGGCCGCCGACCTGGAGACCTGGAGGACGTGGACAGGGTGGAGGTCAAGTATCACTCTCCCTCGGACGAGCCTGATTCAGGGCAGGGGCGCTCTCCGCTTATCCTGGTCTATCTGTATCGGGTAGCCGACAATCCCTACCTGATCAACGAGCCCCCGTCGATCGTGAGAACGGGGACCGGCTTCGTGCGTCGAGCGGCGCCGCTCGCCGTCGATCTCTCCTACATGATGGTCCCGTACGCCCAGAACGCGGAGAACGAGCTCCTGCTCGTGAGCAAGCTCAAGCGGCTGTTCTCCGACTGCCCCGTGCTCGAGGACAAGAGCCCGAACGGCGTGCTGTTCGTTACAGGCAACGAACGGTTGCCCGTCCTGTCGGACGCGCCGAGCATGGAGCAGATCCATCAAATCTGGGCGGGTTTTCCCAACAAGCCGTACCGACTTTCGCTCTTCTATACGGTGACGCCCGTGCGCATCCCCCGAGCCGCCACGGAGGAGGGCGCCCTCGTCCGCAAGGTCCAGTCCAACTTCCGCGTGAACTCGCCCACCGAGGGGAGCCCGCCCTCCCCGGAAGAGTGGGTGATCGACACGGATCCCCGATCGCCGGGGTGA
- a CDS encoding phage tail sheath family protein, which translates to MSNYLYPGIYIEEIRGPQQISGVGTSTTAFVGWTERGPDEPTLIDSWNAFLAKFGNFTWGYNVPFAVYNFFAEGGAYAYVVRAKASDGLAAATVVHAPLQFTASSPGLWGNDLAIAIENYPWEDTPSTTLTPTFGVRVLYSAAKVDQDDSKKTVLERLITRYIKNNNLDSAKITRTVDYYVIEEFPGLTIKDLKKGANGQPSSLEAKINGQSLFIRVTVNAETPPAPTALAPALLVTGADSTSGTPVDYQDALARLDPITDASLLVMPDTGMLDDLKTQQATIQQGINYCEGRTPCDMFMIADAPFWLDPPTLRSFKRGEPITPPGATAAIDLENALNSDRGAIYYPWIDFFNASTARSITIPPAGAIAGTYAETDSRVGVFKAPAGIRDGRLSSAVSLTALVTEKAQGILNPDGINAIRSLPTYGIVTYGARTLSTDPSLIYISVRRLLTYIEMSLYRGLQWVVFEPNDQKLWGTVRRDVTVFLTQVWTAGGLFGAKDSDAFEVKVDASNNPPATRNQGLLYIDIKVAPVRPAEFVVLRIQQQTLPSA; encoded by the coding sequence GTGTCCAACTACTTGTATCCGGGCATCTACATCGAAGAAATCCGGGGACCGCAGCAGATCTCTGGCGTCGGCACCAGCACCACCGCCTTCGTGGGATGGACAGAAAGAGGGCCGGACGAGCCCACGCTGATCGATAGCTGGAACGCCTTCCTGGCGAAATTCGGGAACTTCACGTGGGGCTATAACGTCCCGTTTGCGGTATACAATTTCTTCGCCGAGGGCGGCGCGTACGCGTACGTCGTGCGCGCGAAGGCGAGCGATGGCCTCGCCGCGGCGACGGTCGTGCATGCGCCTCTCCAGTTCACGGCGTCGTCACCGGGCCTGTGGGGCAACGATCTCGCCATCGCGATCGAAAACTACCCTTGGGAGGACACGCCCAGCACGACCCTCACGCCCACCTTCGGCGTCCGCGTCCTCTACTCCGCCGCAAAGGTGGACCAAGACGACAGCAAGAAGACCGTCCTCGAGCGTCTCATCACCCGCTACATCAAGAACAACAACCTCGATTCTGCCAAGATCACCCGCACTGTCGATTATTACGTCATTGAAGAGTTCCCTGGGCTGACCATCAAGGATCTCAAGAAGGGGGCGAACGGGCAGCCTAGCTCGCTGGAGGCCAAGATCAACGGCCAATCGCTCTTCATCCGTGTCACGGTCAACGCCGAGACGCCGCCGGCGCCGACAGCCCTCGCCCCGGCGCTGCTCGTGACCGGCGCTGACTCCACGTCGGGCACTCCGGTCGACTACCAAGACGCGCTCGCCAGGCTCGATCCGATCACCGACGCAAGCCTCCTCGTGATGCCCGACACGGGCATGTTGGACGATCTCAAGACGCAGCAAGCGACGATCCAGCAGGGTATAAACTACTGCGAAGGTCGGACTCCTTGCGACATGTTCATGATCGCAGACGCCCCTTTCTGGCTGGACCCGCCGACGCTCAGGTCGTTCAAGAGGGGCGAACCGATAACTCCCCCGGGAGCAACCGCGGCCATCGACCTGGAAAACGCGCTCAACTCGGACCGCGGCGCGATCTACTATCCATGGATCGATTTCTTCAATGCGTCGACGGCGCGCAGCATCACGATCCCTCCCGCCGGGGCCATCGCAGGGACCTATGCCGAGACCGATAGCCGCGTCGGCGTGTTCAAGGCTCCGGCGGGTATCCGCGACGGCAGGCTGTCGTCGGCGGTGAGCCTCACGGCGCTCGTCACGGAGAAGGCTCAAGGTATCCTCAACCCGGATGGCATCAACGCCATACGGAGCCTGCCGACCTACGGCATCGTGACGTACGGCGCGCGCACCTTGTCGACGGACCCGAGCCTCATCTACATCAGCGTGCGCAGGCTGCTGACGTACATCGAAATGTCGCTCTACCGGGGCCTGCAATGGGTCGTGTTCGAGCCGAACGATCAGAAGCTCTGGGGCACGGTCCGTCGCGACGTGACCGTGTTTCTGACCCAGGTGTGGACGGCAGGAGGCCTCTTCGGCGCCAAGGACTCGGACGCGTTCGAGGTGAAGGTGGACGCGTCGAACAACCCTCCGGCGACGAGGAACCAGGGGCTCCTCTACATCGACATCAAGGTGGCCCCCGTGCGGCCTGCGGAGTTTGTCGTGCTCCGCATTCAACAGCAGACGCTACCATCGGCTTGA